In the Arachis stenosperma cultivar V10309 chromosome 8, arast.V10309.gnm1.PFL2, whole genome shotgun sequence genome, ATCCAGATGACGATGACGTGGAGCCGGATATGATCGCTGATGAAAGCGGCGATGATGTTGGAACTACTATTCCGAGAAGGGCTACAGGTGGATCTAGTTTTGGCACACAGCAGTATCCACTCCATTTTTTCTCGTTGGACCTGGATGCCATGCGGCAGGACGAAAATGCTCTGCAGCCCTCAGGATTTGGCGCTAGAGATACCGAGGGATCTGCCGGTATGAACGAGTTCCAGGTTGGCCAACAATTTCAGGATAAAGATGAGGCGTTGTTGAGTGTGAAGACGTACAGTATCCGCCGAGGGGTCCAGTACAAGGTCGTTGAGTCTGACTACCGCAGGTATGTGGAAAAGTGTTCTGAGTTTCGGAATGGGTGCACATGGCTGATTCGGTTGAGTCTCCGACAGCGGAAGGGTATCTGGGAAGTGAAGCGATACAACGGACCGCATACATGTCTCGCCAGCTCCATCTCCAGCGACCATAGGAGTCTGGACTACCATGTGATATCCACCTTCATTATGCCGATGGTTAGGGCTGATGCAGCTGTGAACATCAAGGTGCTTCAAAATGCCACGGCCGCACACTTTGGGTTCAGGCCAACGTACAGGAGGGTATGGATGGCGAAGCAGAAGGCCGTTGCCGTCATATATGGGGACTGGGACGAGTCGTACAATGAGCTCCCTAGGTGGGTTTTAGGAGTTCAGCTGACGATGCCTGGCACTGTAGCCGTCCTCAGGACTTGCCCTGTTCGAGTTGGGGGACAGGTTGACGAGTCTCAGGTTTATTTTCATAGGCTGTTCTGGACTTTCCCCCCTTGTATCCAGGCATTCCGTCATTGCAAGCCTTTGGTGAGTATTGATGGCACCCATCTATATGGGAAGTATGGGGGAACATTGGTAATCGCCATTGCACAGGACGGAAACTCGAACATCCTCCCCGTGGCATTTGCACTAGTTGAGGGTGAGAATGCTGAGTCAtggtctttctttctttcccacCTCCGTGAGCACGTGACACCTCAGCCGGGTCTGTTAGttatttcagataggcataacGGCATCAAGGCAGCCCTCGAGGCTCCGGATGGGGGATGGCTACCCCCGGCTGCGTACCGGGCGTTCTGCATTCGACACGTTGCAGCGAATTTTGCCTTGACGTTCAAGGAAAAAGATGCCCGGAGGCTTCTTGTTAACGCCGCATATGCCAAGACCGAAGTGGAGTTCGACTACTGGTTTGACATTCTGCGCTCTAAGAATCCGGCAATGTGTGACTGGGCGAACCGAATCGAGTATTCGTTGTGGACACAGTACTGTGATGAGGGTCGGAGATTCGGGCACATGACGACCAATATTTCGGAATGTGTCAACTCAATCCTGAAGGGGGTAAGAAACCTCCCTGTTTGCTCGCTGGTGAAGGCCACATACGGAAGGCTAGCTGAGCTATTTGTCCGTAAGGGTAGGGAGGCCGAGGCTCAGATGGGTACTAGACAACAATTCAGTCAATACCTAGTAAAGTGTATCGAGGCCAACCTGAAGATAGCCAGGTGCTTCACGGTGACTGTTTACGACAGGGATAACTCGGAGTACACCGTTGCTGAGACGACTCCGACAGGTTCATTCTCTCTTGGTACGTACAGGGTCTCATTAGGGTCTAAGACTTGTGATTGTGGATACTTCCAAGCACTTCATTTTCCCTGTCCGCACGCACTGGCATGCTGTGCTTATTCACGACTTACATGGCAGCCTTACGTCCACGAGGTCTATCGCCTGAGTTCCGTTTTCGGTGTCTATCAGATGGGATTTACACCTCCCATTCCAGAGGGTTTCTGGCCACCTTATGCCGGGCCTACCGTTATACCGGATCCGAATATGAGGCGTGCGAGGGAGGGTCGTCCTAGATCCACAAGAATTCGCACCAACATGGATGAAGCAGATCCGAACTGGCCAAAGAGATGTGGCCTCTGCAGGCAGCCAGGTCACACCAGGCGTAGTTGTCCACAAGCCGTAGGCCCCAGCGGGACTGCTGGAAATCAATAGGAGATTTGGTTTGTCTGTTTTTATTTGTTAATCTATTAGCACTTGTCTTCTACTTCAGTTAGCAACCATTGTTCTCCGTGCAACTAAGTTGTTTCCAATGAGTAATGAAACTTGTTATTCGTACCAAATATTTCTGTTGAATGTCTTTTAAATGATTGAAATTAATATCTAAAACAAACAACATTATATCATGGGATGACTGATAATGAATAACATAACATCAAACTATATATCATAACATAAAAGTAGAAGACGTCAAAGTAAATGACATAACAAAACATCAAAGTACATAACATAACATCAAATAACATAACAACAAAGTACATACCATAACAATGATAACCAACCAATAAGGTACACAATATAAATATAACAACATGACATACACCACTATCCATAAATCATCTAAATAGGTGCGATCCAGTGCCGCAACGGCGTGGCACCCGTGTCCGGTAACCCCTACGTATAAGTGGCTCCTCATCCTCAATCGACTCGTCGCTGTCATCCGGAACTGGCTGTCTCGGGGTCATAGGCGCAATATGCACGGGTCTGGATGATGACGGGCCGGCAACTGAATGTGACCCAATAGTCTGGGCCGATGCTGGGGTCCCACCCATGGCAAAAGGATGCGCAGGAGCTACCGTGGCAGGCTCGTTCAGATCTACATCCAGCggtgtggtgcacgaaattgtgatcactacaacttcgcacaactaaccagcaagtgcactgggtcgtccaagtaataaaccttacgcgagtaagggtcgatcccacggagattggtggtatgaagcaagctatggtcatcttgtaaatctcagtcaggcagactcaaatggatatagtGATATAAACGAAATTAAcataaaaggtaaagatagtgatacttatgtatatcattggtgtaa is a window encoding:
- the LOC130945290 gene encoding uncharacterized protein LOC130945290, which encodes MASEESFLVLVHYRGSIKRKTRSGVKFTDKDPLCIIVTPTTTYDALVSSVLEKLGLEGVKRVKKFFYRIPTVVLHDTVKFDCSTIGSDEDLQVMFLCRSFPSSGGSNRNANTIAAVAGSSSRSAVASSSAPVYEPPMQPVASPSFAVDLSGNVGDEVRYGEHIPTEVHCPTPAGVGDGLFDDPDDDDVEPDMIADESGDDVGTTIPRRATGGSSFGTQQYPLHFFSLDLDAMRQDENALQPSGFGARDTEGSAGMNEFQVGQQFQDKDEALLSVKTYSIRRGVQYKVVESDYRRYVEKCSEFRNGCTWLIRLSLRQRKGIWEVKRYNGPHTCLASSISSDHRSLDYHVISTFIMPMVRADAAVNIKVLQNATAAHFGFRPTYRRVWMAKQKAVAVIYGDWDESYNELPRWVLGVQLTMPGTVAVLRTCPVRVGGQVDESQVYFHRLFWTFPPCIQAFRHCKPLVSIDGTHLYGKYGGTLVIAIAQDGNSNILPVAFALVEGENAESWSFFLSHLREHVTPQPGLLVISDRHNGIKAALEAPDGGWLPPAAYRAFCIRHVAANFALTFKEKDARRLLVNAAYAKTEVEFDYWFDILRSKNPAMCDWANRIEYSLWTQYCDEGRRFGHMTTNISECVNSILKGVRNLPVCSLVKATYGRLAELFVRKGREAEAQMGTRQQFSQYLVKCIEANLKIARCFTVTVYDRDNSEYTVAETTPTGSFSLGTYRVSLGSKTCDCGYFQALHFPCPHALACCAYSRLTWQPYVHEVYRLSSVFGVYQMGFTPPIPEGFWPPYAGPTVIPDPNMRRAREGRPRSTRIRTNMDEADPNWPKRCGLCRQPGHTRRSCPQAVGPSGTAGNQ